A region of the Streptomyces sp. NBC_00442 genome:
CCGAGGGCCAGCATGTCGGCGGTGGACTCCGTCATGCAGACCAGCATCACGATGCACATCGACACGATGGCGGCGATGTCGAACTGCGGTGCGCCGAAGTGGAAGGGGGTCGGGAAGCCGACGATGTCCGCGTTCTTGATGGGTTCGAGGCTGGTCTTGCCCATGGGGATCGCGATGATCGAGCCGGCCACCAGGCCGAGCAGGATCGCGATCTGCTGCATGAAGCCGCGCAGCAGTTTGCGCAGCGCGAGCACGATGACCAGGGTGATGGCGGCGAGCGCGAGGTTGGAGAGCGAACCGTAGTCGGACGCCTGCTCGTTGCCCCCCGAGGACCAGTTGAAGGCGACGGGCAGCAACGAGACACCGATGAGGGTGATGACGGTGCCGGTGACGACCGGGGGGAAGAAGCGGACGAGCTTGCCGAAGTAGGGGGCGGCTATGAAGCCGAGGAGTCCCGCGACGATGACTCCGCCGAGGATCACGGGCATCGCGTCGGCGCCGTGCTCCTTGCCGATGGCGATCATCGGGGTGACGCCGGCGAACGAAACGCCGTTCACGAAGGGCAGTTTGGCGCCGATCTTCCAGATCCCGAGGGTCTGGAGGAGCGTGGCGAGTCCCGCGGTGAACAGGCTCGCGGCGACCAGGAAGGCGGTTTCCTTGGTGTCGAGCCCCACCGCGGGGCCGACGATCATGGGCGGGGCCACCACGCCCGCGTACATGGCGGCCACATGCTGGAGGCCGCTGGTGAACATCTTCAGCGGGGGGAGCGTTTCGTCGACGGGATGCTTCTCGCCGGTCGGGGCGGGGCTTGCTGCGATGTTGCGAAACCTGGGCTGTGCGGCCACGGCGGTTCCTCCGGTCGGTTTACACGTCGGCGGTGGACGCGACTGTCAGGGAGGTGGTGCGTTGAGCGACTGGAACAGGTGGTGCGGGCGGTGCGAACAGCGCGGCTCGGCTGTCGTGCGTGCCGGGTCGGTCCCGGGTGGGGCTCGGGTGGGGACCGGTCCCGGACGGGCGGCCACGGATGGTGACGGAACGCCGGGTGACGGTACGTCTGGTGTCAGTACGTCCAGTGTCGGCACGTCTGGTGACGGTACGTCCAGTGTCGGCACGTCTGGT
Encoded here:
- a CDS encoding nucleobase:cation symporter-2 family protein, with translation MAAQPRFRNIAASPAPTGEKHPVDETLPPLKMFTSGLQHVAAMYAGVVAPPMIVGPAVGLDTKETAFLVAASLFTAGLATLLQTLGIWKIGAKLPFVNGVSFAGVTPMIAIGKEHGADAMPVILGGVIVAGLLGFIAAPYFGKLVRFFPPVVTGTVITLIGVSLLPVAFNWSSGGNEQASDYGSLSNLALAAITLVIVLALRKLLRGFMQQIAILLGLVAGSIIAIPMGKTSLEPIKNADIVGFPTPFHFGAPQFDIAAIVSMCIVMLVCMTESTADMLALGKIVERPADQKTIAAGLRADTLGSVLSTLFNGFMASAFAQNIGLVAMTKVRSRFVVATGGLILVAIGLSPVAASVISLVPLPVLGGAGIVLFGSVAASGIQTLSTAALEKGENALIVAAAVGIGLIPIAKPDFYHAFPDKMLVVLDSGISTGCVVAIVLNLAFNHFGSRRNEEEPEVLPMAEPEAALH